In Deltaproteobacteria bacterium, a single genomic region encodes these proteins:
- a CDS encoding DUF4197 domain-containing protein: MAWAICSAAIFLSSDLTHAGNNWWDKGKGLLNNYSKGAGHSSLSVEEIGGGLKDALRVGTENVVSRLGRVDGFNSDPVIHIPLPKQLEAVKSIMGKIGMSAQLEDLELKLNRAAEAATPKAKELFIQAITEMRFDDVKTIYNGPKDAATQYFRSKMSPTLAREMEPIVENSLQQVEAVQAYDSLMNKYRSVPFVPDVKADLTDYVVEKGMDGIFYYVAEEEAAIRTNPAKRTTDLLRRVFGDT; the protein is encoded by the coding sequence ATGGCGTGGGCCATCTGTTCTGCCGCAATTTTTTTGAGCTCGGACCTGACTCACGCCGGGAATAACTGGTGGGATAAAGGAAAAGGATTACTGAATAATTACAGTAAGGGCGCCGGGCATTCCAGTTTGAGCGTTGAAGAAATCGGCGGGGGCCTCAAAGATGCATTGCGCGTGGGTACCGAAAATGTGGTGAGCCGATTGGGACGTGTGGATGGGTTTAATAGCGATCCGGTCATTCATATCCCGTTGCCGAAACAGCTGGAGGCCGTAAAGTCGATAATGGGTAAAATCGGCATGTCCGCTCAGCTTGAAGATCTCGAGCTGAAACTCAACAGGGCAGCGGAAGCGGCAACCCCAAAGGCAAAGGAGCTGTTTATCCAGGCCATCACGGAAATGCGCTTTGATGATGTGAAGACCATTTATAACGGCCCCAAGGATGCGGCCACCCAATATTTCAGAAGCAAGATGTCTCCAACCCTGGCAAGAGAGATGGAACCCATTGTTGAAAACAGCCTCCAACAAGTGGAGGCTGTTCAGGCGTACGACAGCCTGATGAATAAATATCGCTCTGTTCCGTTTGTGCCGGACGTGAAGGCGGACTTGACGGATTATGTTGTGGAAAAAGGGATGGATGGAATCTTTTATTACGTTGCCGAGGAAGAGGCGGCGATCCGAACAAACCCCGCCAAACGCACCACGGACCTGTTAAGACGGGTATTCGGCGATACTTAG
- a CDS encoding 4Fe-4S dicluster domain-containing protein produces MAKNTKKGKIVIDRERCKGCHLCIDVCPSKRIEVDASLNKKGYSPARFKETVNEGEKGCTGCAQCATVCPDVAIEVYRAK; encoded by the coding sequence ATGGCCAAGAATACAAAAAAGGGAAAAATAGTTATCGACAGGGAGCGGTGCAAAGGGTGTCATCTGTGCATCGACGTCTGTCCCAGCAAACGAATCGAAGTCGATGCGTCGCTCAATAAGAAGGGTTACTCTCCGGCCCGATTCAAGGAAACCGTCAATGAGGGCGAGAAGGGCTGCACTGGGTGTGCCCAGTGCGCAACGGTCTGCCCTGATGTAGCTATCGAGGTGTATCGTGCCAAGTGA
- a CDS encoding M48 family metallopeptidase, translating to MKSIPYHIHLLVFMIFLLASCSTVPVTGRKQLALIPSSTMLSMSFQQYDAFLEENKLSTNQEQTRMVKRVGHNIQKAVEQYMADNNRSDALKNYHWEFNLVESSEVNAWCMPGGKVVIYSGILPITQDEAGLAVVMGHEIAHAVARHGDERMSQGLLVQTGGLALSTALATKPETTRQLWMAAFGLGASVGVMLPYSRLHENEADRLGLIFMAMAGYDPRVAVEFWKRMSQEKKGGAPPEFLSTHPADETRIQNITARLPEAMKYYRKADG from the coding sequence ATGAAATCCATCCCATACCACATCCATCTGCTCGTGTTTATGATCTTCCTGTTGGCGTCATGCAGTACGGTCCCTGTGACCGGGAGGAAACAGCTGGCCCTGATTCCCAGTTCGACCATGCTTTCCATGAGTTTCCAGCAGTATGATGCGTTCCTGGAAGAAAATAAACTCAGTACGAATCAGGAACAGACCCGAATGGTCAAGCGGGTGGGCCACAATATTCAGAAGGCCGTGGAACAGTATATGGCCGACAACAACCGTTCCGATGCCCTCAAGAACTACCATTGGGAATTCAACCTGGTGGAGAGTTCGGAAGTCAATGCCTGGTGCATGCCCGGCGGCAAGGTGGTCATCTATTCGGGAATCCTTCCCATTACCCAAGACGAGGCCGGATTGGCCGTGGTGATGGGTCACGAGATCGCCCATGCAGTGGCGCGGCATGGGGATGAGCGAATGAGCCAGGGCCTCCTTGTCCAGACCGGCGGACTGGCCCTCTCCACAGCCCTGGCCACCAAACCGGAAACCACCCGCCAGCTATGGATGGCCGCCTTCGGTCTGGGTGCTTCTGTAGGGGTGATGCTTCCCTACAGTCGCCTGCACGAGAATGAGGCGGATCGCCTGGGACTGATATTCATGGCCATGGCTGGATATGATCCCCGCGTGGCGGTGGAGTTCTGGAAACGGATGTCCCAAGAGAAAAAGGGGGGCGCTCCGCCCGAATTTCTGAGCACCCACCCGGCCGATGAGACCCGGATACAGAACATCACGGCTCGGCTCCCGGAGGCTATGAAATATTATCGAAAAGCAGACGGGTAG
- a CDS encoding cupin domain-containing protein, translated as MIIKKLADIPFADMTGFDNITKQIVIGPDDNSEEIVLRYFKVAPGGSSPHHHHDFPHLVRVESGKGIVIDPQGKEHPLEPGDYVYIHDDQPHCFKNRGNESFEFICVVPGRGEG; from the coding sequence ATGATCATCAAAAAACTTGCTGACATCCCTTTTGCAGACATGACAGGCTTCGATAATATTACCAAGCAGATCGTCATCGGCCCGGACGATAATTCCGAAGAAATTGTTCTGCGCTATTTTAAGGTGGCCCCGGGAGGATCCAGCCCGCATCATCACCACGATTTTCCTCATCTGGTCAGGGTGGAATCCGGAAAGGGGATCGTCATTGATCCCCAAGGCAAGGAACATCCGTTAGAACCGGGGGATTACGTGTATATTCACGACGACCAGCCCCACTGCTTCAAAAACCGGGGCAATGAATCCTTCGAGTTCATATGCGTTGTGCCGGGAAGAGGGGAAGGATAG